A window of the Parabacteroides merdae ATCC 43184 genome harbors these coding sequences:
- a CDS encoding FecR family protein, translating to MTNDNNIKRIIQLYFGKHFSRSGRVLFGRWLRAEGGASEKSDMLQAFWEHLPAEATAETREDWDALQRHLQVEPVRRNTVPMYRGWIKYAAVIALMLLTGAATFFVTDRLQPVRHVEMAELFVPYGESRQVILPDGSQVWVDAGSLLVYPKDFTDTETRTVYLTGEASFTVRKNTEKPFIVKTTYLDVQALGTVFTVASYPADSCTSTILEEGSVKVDVRAGEHQPAILKPNERLVYSHAAHTVTVRPVDALLYKMERSGYLIYENVSFSHLMASLERKFNVTIHYNSQKYADEYYNVKFAPHETLEDVLAVLQQLIGIRFKIKGNVVFIN from the coding sequence ATGACAAATGATAATAATATAAAACGAATCATACAGCTTTATTTCGGAAAGCATTTCTCCCGTTCGGGACGTGTCCTGTTCGGCCGCTGGCTACGGGCGGAGGGCGGAGCTTCTGAAAAGAGCGATATGTTGCAGGCCTTTTGGGAACATTTGCCTGCAGAGGCGACTGCTGAGACCCGCGAAGACTGGGATGCCCTGCAAAGACATTTACAGGTTGAACCGGTCCGTCGGAATACTGTCCCGATGTATCGCGGGTGGATCAAATATGCAGCGGTAATTGCATTGATGCTATTGACGGGAGCAGCGACCTTTTTTGTTACGGACCGCCTACAACCTGTCCGGCATGTAGAGATGGCAGAGTTGTTTGTTCCTTATGGCGAGAGCCGGCAGGTCATTTTGCCGGATGGTTCGCAGGTATGGGTCGATGCCGGTTCACTGCTCGTTTACCCGAAAGACTTTACGGATACGGAAACCCGTACGGTTTACCTGACTGGCGAAGCGTCGTTCACGGTTCGGAAAAACACGGAAAAACCTTTTATTGTGAAGACGACTTATCTGGACGTGCAGGCTTTGGGTACGGTATTTACAGTAGCTTCCTATCCAGCTGATTCTTGCACGAGCACGATCCTGGAAGAGGGGAGTGTCAAAGTGGATGTAAGGGCAGGCGAACACCAGCCGGCTATCTTGAAGCCGAACGAACGTCTGGTTTATTCGCATGCGGCGCATACGGTAACGGTCCGGCCGGTCGATGCTTTGCTTTATAAGATGGAGCGTAGCGGCTACCTGATTTACGAGAATGTTTCTTTCAGCCATCTGATGGCTTCGCTGGAACGGAAGTTTAACGTGACGATCCATTATAATTCCCAGAAATATGCGGACGAGTATTACAACGTCAAGTTTGCCCCGCATGAAACCCTGGAGGATGTGCTGGCTGTTTTGCAGCAGTTGATCGGCATTCGTTTCAAGATAAAGGGAAATGTTGTATTTATAAATTAA
- a CDS encoding RNA polymerase sigma-70 factor, producing MELPEEQNKLKEIAAGNVEAFEHLFFQYQPRLVNFLIGLTHDKEVSRDMAQDLFLSLWKDREKLKNVRSFSSYLFQMARFTVYDYFDRLIVSEKYTNEYLQDACQAESEEETLFVRELQSIINRTVERMSPQRSKIYRMSREEGLSNDEIAKRLDISKRTVENHLTAALAILRKVLYLFFLLHT from the coding sequence ATGGAATTACCAGAGGAGCAAAATAAGTTGAAGGAGATCGCTGCCGGAAATGTGGAAGCTTTCGAGCATCTATTTTTCCAGTACCAACCTCGGTTGGTAAATTTCCTTATCGGTCTGACACACGATAAGGAAGTCAGTCGTGATATGGCCCAGGATTTGTTTCTCTCGTTGTGGAAAGACCGTGAAAAACTTAAAAATGTCCGTTCTTTTTCCTCCTATCTATTCCAGATGGCGCGTTTTACCGTGTACGACTATTTCGACCGTCTCATTGTCTCGGAAAAATATACGAACGAATACCTGCAGGATGCCTGCCAAGCCGAATCAGAGGAAGAAACCTTGTTCGTCCGCGAGCTGCAATCGATCATCAACCGTACGGTCGAGCGCATGTCTCCCCAGCGAAGCAAAATATACCGGATGAGCCGTGAGGAAGGTTTGTCTAATGACGAAATCGCCAAGCGTCTCGATATCAGTAAACGGACAGTGGAAAATCACTTGACCGCCGCCCTTGCCATTCTTCGAAAAGTCCTTTATCTATTTTTTCTTTTGCACACTTGA
- a CDS encoding Fur family transcriptional regulator, translating into MSTKQCEEKLKDKGVRPTAARILILQKLSEQTYPISLLELEAQLETLDKSTISRSLAILLEHHAIHAFEDGSGSMKYEICRSDTETCFIENRHIHFYCEVCHKTYCMDHIKIPVVQLPEGFIMDTINYTVKGICPACKSPNL; encoded by the coding sequence ATGTCAACAAAACAATGCGAAGAGAAACTCAAAGATAAAGGCGTACGCCCGACAGCCGCCCGAATTCTTATATTGCAGAAACTGTCGGAACAAACATATCCCATTTCCTTGCTCGAATTGGAGGCACAACTGGAAACATTGGACAAATCAACCATTTCACGCTCTTTAGCGATCTTGTTGGAGCATCACGCCATCCACGCTTTCGAGGACGGAAGCGGGTCGATGAAATATGAAATCTGCCGGAGCGACACCGAGACGTGTTTTATTGAAAACAGGCATATCCATTTCTACTGTGAGGTTTGTCACAAGACCTATTGTATGGATCATATAAAAATCCCGGTCGTGCAGTTGCCCGAAGGCTTCATCATGGATACGATCAACTACACGGTCAAAGGAATCTGCCCGGCATGCAAGTCCCCAAATCTGTAA
- a CDS encoding heavy metal translocating P-type ATPase yields the protein MEAKTTCHSGCSCGHNKGEEHPNVVLPILSFILLIVGLILDHTGQGWFSPTVKLVWYLAAFLPVGLPVIREAYHEALRKDFFTEFTLMSVASTGAFSIGEYPEAVAVMLFYTVGEMLQNRAVERASQNISRLLDVRPERTDVFREGNYINVSPKEVRTGERIEVKPGGRIPLDGILQETEASFDTSALTGESMPRILRKGDEVLAGMIVLGQTVRIEVNRPYEQSALARILVLVKDAAERKAPAELFIRRFARFYTPAVIVLALLIVTVPAFAGLMMPSFQYVFHDWLYRGLVFLVISCPCALVISVPLGYFGGIGAASRAGILFKGGNYLDAITQINTIAFDKTGTLTTGCFDVTDMQAHRISESELLTLLLSVEQKSTHPIAQAIVRYAKKQNISAASVSEMHELAGHGVEAVIGGQEVLVGNIRLMKERGISIPEELSDQVATVVICAIDKKYAGHLLLSDTLKDDAVEAIAKLRKLGVTDIRLLSGDKKEIVASFARRLGIDRAYGNLLPEDKAAHIREMVEEPGKTVAFVGDGMNDAPVLALSHVGIAMGGLGSDAAIESADVVIQNDQPSKVATAITIGRKTRTIVHQNIIGALVVKGIVLSAGALGYATLWGAVFADVGVALLAVLNSVRILNRKVW from the coding sequence ATGGAAGCTAAAACAACTTGCCACTCAGGATGCAGTTGCGGACATAATAAAGGAGAAGAACACCCGAACGTGGTATTGCCGATCCTGTCTTTCATCCTGCTCATTGTGGGGCTCATCTTAGACCATACCGGACAAGGCTGGTTCTCGCCGACAGTAAAACTCGTCTGGTATCTGGCTGCTTTCCTCCCAGTAGGACTGCCTGTCATACGGGAAGCATATCACGAGGCTTTGCGAAAAGACTTCTTCACCGAGTTTACATTGATGTCGGTCGCTTCGACCGGAGCTTTCAGCATCGGCGAATATCCGGAGGCTGTAGCTGTCATGCTTTTTTATACGGTTGGAGAAATGCTGCAAAACAGGGCTGTCGAACGTGCTTCACAAAATATCAGCCGCCTGCTTGATGTCCGTCCCGAACGTACGGACGTATTTCGTGAAGGTAATTATATCAATGTCTCCCCGAAAGAGGTACGGACAGGTGAACGAATCGAGGTAAAACCGGGCGGACGCATACCGCTCGACGGGATTTTACAGGAAACCGAAGCATCGTTCGACACCTCCGCCCTGACAGGCGAAAGCATGCCCCGCATACTTCGGAAAGGGGATGAAGTCCTGGCGGGAATGATCGTACTGGGACAAACCGTCCGCATAGAAGTGAACCGTCCCTATGAACAAAGCGCATTAGCCCGCATTTTAGTGCTGGTGAAAGATGCAGCCGAGCGTAAAGCTCCTGCCGAACTGTTCATTCGTCGGTTCGCACGGTTCTATACGCCTGCCGTGATCGTGTTGGCTTTGCTGATCGTCACGGTTCCGGCATTTGCCGGATTGATGATGCCGTCTTTCCAATACGTTTTTCATGACTGGTTGTACCGGGGATTGGTCTTTTTAGTTATCTCCTGTCCGTGTGCCTTGGTAATCAGCGTACCGTTGGGATATTTCGGAGGTATCGGAGCGGCGTCACGTGCCGGTATCTTGTTCAAGGGTGGTAATTATCTGGATGCCATCACCCAGATAAATACCATTGCATTCGACAAAACAGGTACATTGACCACTGGCTGCTTTGACGTGACGGATATGCAGGCGCATAGAATTTCCGAGTCGGAACTATTGACCTTGCTTTTATCCGTCGAACAGAAAAGTACCCACCCGATCGCACAAGCGATCGTCCGCTACGCAAAGAAACAGAATATCTCTGCAGCAAGCGTATCGGAGATGCATGAACTGGCCGGACACGGCGTGGAGGCCGTCATCGGTGGACAGGAAGTGCTTGTCGGGAATATCCGCTTAATGAAAGAGCGCGGGATTTCCATCCCCGAAGAGTTGTCCGACCAAGTAGCGACCGTAGTTATCTGCGCCATCGATAAAAAATATGCCGGCCATCTGCTATTGTCCGATACGTTGAAAGACGATGCCGTAGAGGCGATTGCCAAACTGAGGAAGTTAGGAGTGACGGATATCCGTCTACTGTCAGGTGACAAAAAAGAGATTGTCGCCTCTTTTGCCAGACGTTTAGGAATCGACCGGGCATACGGGAACCTGTTGCCGGAGGACAAGGCGGCACATATCCGGGAAATGGTTGAAGAGCCGGGCAAAACCGTGGCTTTTGTCGGAGACGGAATGAATGATGCTCCGGTATTGGCACTAAGCCATGTAGGGATTGCGATGGGCGGACTCGGTTCGGATGCGGCAATCGAGAGTGCCGACGTCGTTATCCAGAACGACCAGCCGTCCAAAGTGGCGACCGCCATCACGATCGGGCGCAAGACACGTACGATTGTCCATCAGAATATCATAGGGGCACTTGTTGTAAAAGGGATTGTGCTGTCGGCAGGTGCATTGGGATACGCCACGTTGTGGGGGGCAGTCTTTGCTGATGTCGGTGTCGCTCTGCTGGCAGTCCTCAACTCGGTCCGCATACTGAACAGGAAGGTATGGTAA
- a CDS encoding family 43 glycosylhydrolase encodes MKQLVLIILLLWGNFQLILSQGSSARPLMLYGDTSRVGVPYSKDPHVVNFKGRYLMYHSIPPMKGEPDSGWNIGIAESKDLMNWTKVGEITPAPEADYEKKGLCAPGALVKDGKVHLFYQTYGNGKKDAICHAISDDGIHFRRNPTNPIFHPAGDWTCGRAIDAEVCEFKGRYFLYFATRDKNYDIQMQGVAVAPGNTNFNREDWIQVTDSSILYPVYPWEGKCIEGASIAKKGDKLYMFYAGAYNNAPQQIGVAESEDGIVWKRLSEEPFLKNGKPGEWNSSESGHPHIFTDLDGRTYLFYQGNNDNGKTWYITQEEVVWKNGKPFLKGK; translated from the coding sequence ATGAAGCAACTTGTTTTGATTATTCTATTGTTATGGGGAAACTTTCAGTTAATTTTATCACAGGGCTCTTCTGCTCGTCCCCTCATGTTATACGGCGATACCTCCCGTGTCGGGGTTCCTTATTCGAAAGATCCGCATGTGGTTAATTTTAAGGGGCGCTATTTGATGTACCATTCCATTCCGCCGATGAAGGGGGAACCTGATTCCGGATGGAATATTGGGATTGCCGAGAGTAAGGATTTGATGAACTGGACGAAGGTGGGCGAGATCACGCCTGCTCCCGAAGCTGATTATGAGAAGAAAGGACTTTGTGCACCCGGTGCGTTGGTGAAGGATGGAAAGGTGCATTTGTTTTATCAGACATACGGGAATGGGAAGAAAGATGCCATCTGCCATGCCATATCGGATGACGGCATTCATTTCAGAAGGAATCCGACGAATCCGATTTTCCATCCGGCCGGAGATTGGACTTGTGGGCGTGCCATAGATGCGGAAGTGTGTGAGTTCAAAGGACGCTATTTCCTCTATTTTGCAACCCGCGATAAAAACTACGACATCCAGATGCAGGGAGTAGCTGTTGCTCCGGGCAATACCAATTTCAACCGGGAAGACTGGATACAGGTAACGGATTCCTCTATCCTGTATCCCGTGTATCCGTGGGAAGGAAAATGTATCGAAGGGGCTTCGATCGCAAAGAAAGGTGACAAACTTTATATGTTTTATGCCGGAGCTTACAATAATGCCCCTCAACAGATCGGAGTGGCGGAAAGCGAAGACGGCATTGTCTGGAAACGTCTTTCGGAAGAACCTTTCCTTAAGAACGGCAAACCCGGCGAATGGAATTCCAGCGAATCCGGCCATCCTCATATTTTTACCGATTTGGACGGTCGAACTTATCTGTTCTATCAGGGAAATAACGATAACGGAAAAACCTGGTATATCACACAGGAAGAGGTGGTTTGGAAAAATGGAAAACCTTTTCTGAAAGGAAAGTGA
- a CDS encoding family 43 glycosylhydrolase: protein MRVYVLLLTCLFFSLLGKPQQPRMMYEDTSRRGVPFSKDPHVVNFQGRYLMYYTLPPRLDVSGSGANIGIASSKDLVNWSKVGEITPEKNAVYEKNGLCAPGALVRDGKIHLFYQTYGNGKNDAICHAVSTDGIHFDRDPSNPVFHPTGDWNCGRAIDAEVCEFNGKYFLYFATRDKDFKIQMQGVATASLNTDFNREDWTQACDKSILYPECDWEGECIEGASIVKKDNKLYMFYAGAYNNAPQQIGVAVSEDGLNWKRLSEEPFLRNGKPGEWNSSESGHPHLFTDLDGRTYLFYQGNNDHGKTWYITQQEVLWKDGKPYLK, encoded by the coding sequence ATGAGAGTATATGTTTTATTATTGACTTGTTTGTTTTTCTCGTTGCTGGGTAAACCCCAGCAACCGAGGATGATGTATGAAGATACTTCTCGTCGTGGAGTTCCTTTTTCAAAAGATCCGCATGTCGTGAATTTTCAGGGACGTTATTTGATGTATTATACGCTTCCACCGAGGTTGGATGTATCTGGTTCTGGTGCTAACATTGGCATCGCATCCAGTAAAGATTTGGTTAATTGGTCGAAAGTCGGTGAAATAACGCCGGAAAAGAATGCCGTTTATGAAAAGAATGGGCTTTGTGCACCTGGTGCTTTAGTTCGGGATGGTAAAATTCATTTGTTTTATCAAACCTATGGAAATGGAAAAAATGATGCAATCTGTCATGCTGTGTCAACTGATGGTATCCACTTTGATCGCGACCCGAGTAATCCGGTTTTTCATCCGACGGGTGATTGGAACTGTGGACGGGCTATTGATGCTGAAGTTTGTGAATTCAATGGAAAGTATTTTCTTTATTTTGCAACTCGTGACAAGGATTTTAAAATACAAATGCAAGGAGTGGCAACAGCTTCTTTGAATACTGATTTTAACAGGGAAGACTGGACACAAGCTTGTGATAAATCGATCTTGTATCCAGAGTGTGATTGGGAGGGAGAATGTATTGAAGGTGCCTCGATTGTTAAGAAGGATAATAAACTGTATATGTTTTATGCCGGAGCTTATAATAATGCTCCTCAGCAGATCGGGGTTGCTGTCAGTGAAGATGGTTTGAACTGGAAACGTCTGTCGGAAGAACCTTTTTTACGAAATGGAAAACCGGGAGAATGGAATTCAAGTGAATCTGGTCATCCTCACCTTTTTACCGATCTTGACGGACGGACTTATTTGTTCTATCAAGGTAATAATGATCATGGTAAGACTTGGTATATTACACAGCAAGAAGTTTTATGGAAGGATGGTAAACCTTACTTGAAATAA
- a CDS encoding RagB/SusD family nutrient uptake outer membrane protein, with amino-acid sequence MKILNKILIGSLSLLCLSSCDFLDETAYNKVTVGNFYTTKDGITNGVNGLYSTLRGMYIQEYLIYMCEGPSDIWIGHQGHEQWYNWTIDATNADVRSFWYSCYKSVNQCNAVIESLENNDIPGLDEDLKTRFLAESLFIRAHYFYHLVQQFGDIPMPLKPTNSVETTAHKTKVDEVWNQIVTDLEFAVENLPETYQASEFGHITKYAAMHHLSRVYLTLKRSDDDLKKALNYAEQVINSGKYSLVKSHAELWDINNKNNSEVLFSVLYTQNAELNGDGNTAHMYFCSAYSEEHPAVKRVIEYGRPWSRERSSDFAISLFDKTKDQRWDDCFISRWNVTENSVTENVFSPFTKKVEEKVWTKGELAMIDPREPWTPEQIKEVWPVLVFLPEYMREQIDPLMDVQSEQNPNAEWPSNTRFTSYKMYAYLVKHLDPLRPEVNWTAGSRNVFVYRLADTYLLAAEAAFLSGNAQKAAEYINVVRRRAAVPGHEAEMEIKSSDVTIDFILDERARELMGEMHRWYDLKRTDKLMERMNDPEISPMTAGKFKDYHVLRPIPRDQLTNVSNPEEFTQNPGYGN; translated from the coding sequence ATGAAAATACTAAATAAAATATTGATAGGTTCGTTGTCTCTGCTATGTTTGTCGTCTTGCGACTTCTTGGATGAGACGGCTTATAATAAAGTGACTGTTGGTAATTTTTATACGACGAAAGATGGTATAACCAATGGTGTCAATGGATTGTATTCAACCTTAAGGGGAATGTATATACAGGAATACTTGATTTATATGTGTGAAGGTCCTTCGGATATATGGATCGGTCATCAAGGACATGAGCAATGGTATAATTGGACGATTGATGCGACAAATGCTGATGTCAGGAGTTTCTGGTATAGTTGTTATAAATCCGTGAATCAGTGTAATGCAGTTATTGAGAGTCTGGAAAATAATGATATTCCTGGATTGGATGAAGATCTAAAAACACGTTTTCTTGCAGAATCGTTATTTATCAGAGCACACTATTTTTATCATCTGGTACAGCAGTTTGGTGATATTCCTATGCCGTTGAAGCCGACAAATTCAGTAGAGACTACTGCACATAAAACAAAAGTAGATGAAGTTTGGAATCAAATTGTTACAGACTTGGAATTTGCTGTAGAAAACTTGCCGGAAACTTACCAGGCATCTGAATTCGGGCATATAACAAAATATGCAGCTATGCACCATCTGTCGAGAGTGTATCTTACTTTGAAACGGAGTGATGACGATTTGAAAAAAGCTTTGAATTATGCCGAGCAGGTGATCAATTCTGGTAAATATTCGTTGGTTAAATCGCACGCAGAATTATGGGATATCAATAATAAAAATAATTCGGAAGTCCTTTTCTCTGTTTTGTATACGCAAAATGCGGAATTAAATGGAGATGGTAATACAGCCCATATGTACTTTTGTTCAGCCTATTCGGAAGAACATCCTGCTGTAAAGAGAGTTATTGAGTATGGCAGACCTTGGAGCCGTGAGCGTTCTTCTGATTTTGCAATAAGTTTGTTTGACAAAACGAAAGATCAACGTTGGGATGATTGTTTTATTTCTCGGTGGAATGTAACGGAAAATTCTGTGACGGAGAATGTTTTCAGCCCGTTTACCAAAAAAGTGGAAGAAAAGGTTTGGACAAAAGGAGAGTTGGCCATGATTGATCCAAGAGAACCTTGGACACCGGAACAGATTAAAGAAGTTTGGCCTGTTTTGGTATTTCTTCCGGAATATATGCGTGAACAAATCGATCCTCTGATGGATGTCCAGTCTGAGCAGAATCCGAATGCGGAATGGCCGTCGAATACTCGTTTTACTTCTTATAAAATGTATGCTTATTTGGTGAAACATTTGGATCCCCTGCGTCCAGAAGTTAACTGGACAGCCGGATCGCGTAATGTTTTTGTTTATCGTTTGGCTGATACATATTTGTTGGCTGCTGAAGCTGCATTCCTGTCTGGAAATGCTCAGAAAGCAGCTGAATATATTAATGTAGTTCGTCGCCGTGCCGCTGTACCTGGGCATGAAGCGGAGATGGAGATTAAGTCTTCCGATGTGACGATTGACTTTATTTTGGATGAAAGAGCTCGTGAATTGATGGGAGAAATGCATCGTTGGTATGATTTGAAACGGACGGACAAATTGATGGAGCGTATGAATGATCCTGAAATCAGTCCTATGACTGCAGGGAAATTTAAAGATTATCATGTATTACGCCCGATACCGCGTGATCAGTTGACAAATGTTTCGAATCCGGAGGAATTTACCCAGAATCCTGGTTATGGCAATTAA
- a CDS encoding TonB-dependent receptor, with translation MYRKHVGRALILALMLSGATSMNAQRITRQFKNVPLKTVLAEVEKELQYSIIYKKDEVNERKQITRDFKDASLEEVLSAVLDNGLSYSVQGKMIVISKKEAAGSSITQQKQIIVKGIVKDENGEPVVGANVVEKGTSNGTITDMDGNFSLSISEGSKLSITYIGYLDKDVAVSKGKTTLNIQLKEDTQALDEVVVVGYGSVKKRDLTGSVSQISSSSIQNQAVMKDPMQALQGKIAGADITMGNSPGASSTIVIRGYNSINAGNDPLIVVDDAPFGGKIDEINPAEIESIDVLKDASSTAIYGSRGANGVVIITTKRARKEAKLSVSYDGYVGVSKSFKNYDMMSGEKYADWKRMANYGKTDKEIFDDIQLKALNSGQFVDWQDLMFSGTGYKTDHNVSINQSNGRNRNMLVLGYNKDQSIIDNMGYERFSARINGDMELAKNLTVGYSSLLALTTRNNGDNSVWKYGTVIDPLTEVYDENGDMRFYNSGWYQTVLHSNPLFDTDKNNVDNKEKRTRILLNLFADWEIIKGLKFRTSLTYGLSSIENGVYKSSTSQARQLASPSAEYKKTNEQQITFTNVLNYKKVLNDHSLDVSLVHDMQTDKAELVGLTGQDMPYYGSWFNVNEAPDVFTRLSSVRKWALLSFMGRVNYTFKDRYLLTLTGRYDGSSRLAKGNKWDFFPSVALAWRMNDESFLREVDWLSNLKLRLSWGNSGNTAISEYATQGALGKYVYYFGTTEQSAMGYLPTELANNQLGWESTEEYNVGVDFGFLNNRISGSIDGYIRNTRDLLMKRNLPINTGYEFTWQNVGKTRNSGIEIALNTVPVVTKDFRWTVDLTFGYNKNEIVELFNGKEDSPGNKWFIGQPLYVERLYKYIGVWQYGEEEEAAKYGREPGNPKIEDVNNNGVYDEGDLHTFNKIPKWTAGLSTGFYYKNFDLNVYFYTRQKYGQLLGVLTDEAGSTRYNHLDVDFWTPDNPSNACPKPAITNPQELLVSSDYAYRDLSFIRLKNINLGYTLPKEISKKFYSEKFRVYFMVENPYTWTKSDYVGLDPENCNSYTDHRPLTSFIFGVNASF, from the coding sequence ATGTATAGAAAACATGTAGGAAGGGCGTTAATCCTTGCCTTGATGCTTTCTGGGGCTACCTCCATGAATGCACAGCGGATTACCCGGCAATTTAAAAATGTTCCTTTAAAAACGGTATTAGCGGAAGTCGAGAAAGAACTACAGTATTCCATCATTTACAAGAAAGACGAGGTAAATGAACGGAAGCAGATTACGCGAGATTTTAAAGATGCTTCTTTGGAAGAAGTTCTATCTGCCGTATTGGATAACGGATTGTCTTATTCCGTCCAGGGCAAGATGATTGTGATTTCCAAGAAGGAAGCCGCAGGATCATCTATCACTCAGCAAAAGCAGATCATTGTGAAAGGTATCGTGAAAGATGAAAATGGCGAACCAGTTGTTGGGGCGAATGTTGTTGAAAAGGGAACGTCTAATGGTACGATTACGGATATGGATGGGAATTTCTCTTTGTCGATATCCGAAGGTTCCAAATTAAGTATAACGTACATCGGATATTTGGACAAGGATGTTGCGGTTAGTAAAGGTAAGACAACATTGAACATCCAATTGAAGGAAGATACGCAAGCTTTGGATGAAGTGGTTGTGGTAGGTTATGGTTCTGTCAAAAAACGTGACCTAACAGGATCTGTTTCACAGATTTCTTCTTCATCGATTCAGAATCAGGCTGTGATGAAAGATCCTATGCAAGCATTGCAAGGTAAAATTGCAGGTGCGGATATTACGATGGGAAACTCTCCCGGAGCATCTTCTACCATTGTGATCCGTGGATATAATTCGATCAATGCGGGCAATGATCCGTTGATAGTGGTGGATGATGCTCCGTTCGGAGGAAAGATCGATGAGATCAATCCGGCAGAAATCGAGTCGATTGATGTTTTGAAAGATGCTTCATCCACTGCTATTTATGGTTCTCGAGGAGCAAATGGTGTTGTTATCATTACGACAAAACGTGCCCGTAAGGAAGCTAAACTGTCTGTTAGTTATGACGGATATGTCGGTGTGTCCAAGTCATTCAAAAATTATGATATGATGAGCGGTGAAAAATATGCAGACTGGAAAAGAATGGCTAATTATGGAAAGACAGATAAGGAAATATTTGATGATATTCAATTAAAAGCCTTGAACTCCGGACAGTTTGTAGATTGGCAAGATTTGATGTTTAGCGGTACGGGCTATAAAACGGATCATAATGTCAGTATCAATCAATCGAATGGTCGTAATCGTAATATGTTAGTGTTAGGCTATAATAAAGACCAAAGTATTATTGATAATATGGGATATGAACGTTTCTCAGCCCGTATTAACGGGGATATGGAATTAGCAAAGAACTTGACGGTAGGCTATTCTTCTCTTTTAGCATTGACAACTCGTAATAATGGAGATAATAGTGTTTGGAAATATGGAACAGTTATTGATCCACTAACGGAGGTTTATGACGAGAATGGAGATATGCGCTTTTACAATAGCGGTTGGTATCAGACGGTATTGCATTCGAATCCTTTGTTTGATACTGATAAGAATAATGTAGACAATAAAGAAAAACGTACCCGTATCCTTTTGAACTTATTTGCAGATTGGGAAATAATCAAAGGCTTGAAATTCCGAACAAGTTTGACATATGGCTTGTCGTCAATCGAAAATGGAGTTTATAAGAGTTCTACTTCTCAAGCTCGCCAGTTGGCTTCTCCGTCTGCTGAATACAAAAAAACGAACGAGCAACAGATTACTTTTACGAATGTTCTGAATTATAAGAAGGTATTGAATGATCATAGTTTGGATGTATCGTTGGTGCATGATATGCAGACAGATAAAGCAGAATTGGTCGGTTTGACTGGACAGGATATGCCTTATTACGGTTCGTGGTTTAATGTGAATGAAGCACCAGATGTATTTACACGTCTTTCTTCTGTACGTAAATGGGCTTTGTTGTCATTTATGGGAAGAGTTAATTATACATTTAAGGATCGGTATTTGTTGACATTGACTGGACGTTACGATGGCTCTTCTCGTTTGGCAAAAGGTAATAAATGGGACTTCTTTCCGTCTGTTGCATTGGCTTGGCGTATGAATGATGAGTCTTTCCTTCGGGAAGTTGATTGGCTTTCTAATCTGAAATTACGTTTGAGCTGGGGTAATTCCGGTAATACAGCAATTTCTGAGTATGCAACACAAGGAGCTTTAGGTAAATATGTGTATTATTTCGGGACAACTGAGCAGTCGGCAATGGGATATCTGCCTACCGAGTTGGCTAATAATCAATTGGGGTGGGAAAGTACAGAAGAATATAATGTCGGCGTGGATTTTGGCTTCTTGAATAACAGGATCAGTGGTTCTATTGACGGATATATTCGTAATACACGTGATCTATTGATGAAACGCAATTTGCCGATCAATACAGGGTATGAATTTACTTGGCAAAATGTAGGTAAGACACGTAATTCGGGTATTGAAATAGCCTTGAACACTGTACCTGTTGTGACAAAAGATTTCAGATGGACAGTAGATTTGACTTTTGGCTATAACAAGAATGAAATTGTCGAGTTGTTCAATGGAAAGGAAGATAGTCCGGGAAATAAATGGTTCATTGGGCAACCTCTCTACGTTGAACGTCTGTATAAATATATAGGAGTTTGGCAATATGGAGAAGAAGAGGAAGCGGCAAAGTATGGACGTGAACCTGGTAATCCTAAAATAGAAGATGTAAATAATAATGGGGTTTATGATGAAGGCGATTTGCATACATTCAATAAAATACCCAAATGGACAGCAGGACTTTCTACAGGATTCTATTATAAGAATTTCGATTTGAATGTTTATTTCTATACACGTCAGAAGTATGGACAGCTATTAGGAGTATTGACTGACGAGGCTGGATCAACTCGTTATAATCATCTGGATGTTGATTTTTGGACACCGGATAATCCTTCTAATGCTTGTCCGAAACCTGCGATAACTAATCCACAGGAGTTATTGGTGTCAAGTGATTATGCTTATCGGGATCTGTCATTTATACGTCTGAAAAATATTAATTTGGGATATACTTTACCGAAAGAGATTTCGAAAAAGTTTTATAGTGAAAAATTCAGGGTATATTTTATGGTTGAAAATCCATATACATGGACAAAGAGTGATTATGTAGGACTGGATCCGGAAAACTGTAATAGCTATACAGACCACCGTCCGTTAACCTCATTTATATTTGGAGTAAATGCAAGTTTCTAA